In the genome of Raphanus sativus cultivar WK10039 chromosome 4, ASM80110v3, whole genome shotgun sequence, one region contains:
- the LOC108849014 gene encoding ras-related protein RABF2a isoform X1 — protein MTTAGGNKNINAKLVLLGDVGAGKSSLVLRFVKDQFVEFQESTIGAAFFSQTLAVNDATVKFEIWDTAGQERYHSLAPMYYRGAAAAIIVFDITNQASFERAKKWVQELQAQGNPNMVMALAGNKADLLDARKVSAEEAETYAQENSLFFMETSAKTATNVKDIFYEIAKRLPRVQPAENPAGMVLPSGPAATAVSSSSCCA, from the exons ATGACCACCGCTGGAGGAAACAAGAACATCAACGCCAAATTG GTATTGCTTGGGGATGTTGGAGCTGGAAAATCAAGTCTTGTGCTTCGATTCGTCAAAGATCAGTTTGTTGAATTCCAG GAATCAACGATAGGTGCAGCCTTCTTCTCTCAAACATTGGCTGTCAATGATGCAACTGTCAAGTTTGAGATTTGGGATACTGCTGGTCAGGAACGTTACCATAGCTTGGCTCCTATGTACTACCGGGGTGCTGCTGCTGCCATTATTGTCTTTGACATCACTAATCAA GCCTCATTTGAGAGGGCTAAGAAATGGGTTCAGGAACTTCAGGCACAAG GTAACCCTAATATGGTGATGGCTCTTGCTGGAAACAAAGCTGATTTATTGGATGCAAGGAAAGTGTCTGCCGAG GAGGCAGAGACGTACGCACAAGAGAACAGCCTTTTCTTCATGGAAACCTCTGCTAAGACTGCAACAAATGTCAAAGACATCTTCTACGAAATCG CAAAAAGGCTACCACGTGTACAGCCAGCAGAAAACCCAGCAGGAATGGTTCTCCCAAGCGGGCCAGCAGCTACTGCAGTGAGTAGTTCATCATGTTGTGCTTAA
- the LOC108849014 gene encoding ras-related protein RABF2a isoform X2, giving the protein MTTAGGNKNINAKLVLLGDVGAGKSSLVLRFVKDQFVEFQESTIGAAFFSQTLAVNDATVKFEIWDTAGQERYHSLAPMYYRGAAAAIIVFDITNQASFERAKKWVQELQAQGNPNMVMALAGNKADLLDARKVSAEEAETYAQENSLFFMETSAKTATNVKDIFYEIVPFIPLQQKGYHVYSQQKTQQEWFSQAGQQLLQ; this is encoded by the exons ATGACCACCGCTGGAGGAAACAAGAACATCAACGCCAAATTG GTATTGCTTGGGGATGTTGGAGCTGGAAAATCAAGTCTTGTGCTTCGATTCGTCAAAGATCAGTTTGTTGAATTCCAG GAATCAACGATAGGTGCAGCCTTCTTCTCTCAAACATTGGCTGTCAATGATGCAACTGTCAAGTTTGAGATTTGGGATACTGCTGGTCAGGAACGTTACCATAGCTTGGCTCCTATGTACTACCGGGGTGCTGCTGCTGCCATTATTGTCTTTGACATCACTAATCAA GCCTCATTTGAGAGGGCTAAGAAATGGGTTCAGGAACTTCAGGCACAAG GTAACCCTAATATGGTGATGGCTCTTGCTGGAAACAAAGCTGATTTATTGGATGCAAGGAAAGTGTCTGCCGAG GAGGCAGAGACGTACGCACAAGAGAACAGCCTTTTCTTCATGGAAACCTCTGCTAAGACTGCAACAAATGTCAAAGACATCTTCTACGAAATCG TTCCCTTTATACCGTTGCAGCAAAAAGGCTACCACGTGTACAGCCAGCAGAAAACCCAGCAGGAATGGTTCTCCCAAGCGGGCCAGCAGCTACTGCAGTGA